Sequence from the Ornithinimicrobium humiphilum genome:
GGGGACCGGTCATGCCGCACCGCGCGCAGTCGGTGAAGCTGGCCCGCCAGCCCGCGATGGCCAGGGCCCGGACCAGGTAGGAGTCGAGGACCAGCCGTGGGTCGTGCTCGCCCGTCGCGAGCGCTGCCAGGCCGCCCGCCAGCAGCCGGAAGTGCTGCGGCGCGGGCTGTCCCTCGTCGGTGAGCTGCTCGCAGGTCTCGAGCATGACGTTGGCGGCCGTGAAGGCCGGGTAGTCGCGCGCGATGGCCTCGCCGTAGGTGGCCAGCGCGTCGGCCTGGGTGATCGTGTCGAGGTTGCGGCCCTCGTAGCACTGGACGTCGACGACCATCCCCGGCTCCAGCCGGGCGCCGAACTTGCTCTTGGTGCGACGTACGCCCTTGGCCACCGCTCGCACCCGGCCCCGGCCGCGGGTCAGCAGCGTGACGATCCGGTCGGCCTCGCCCAGCTTGTGCGTGCGCAGCACGACGGCTGCTTCGCGGTAGGTGGGCATGGGTCCATCCTCCCACCGCGACCCCCTCGCGCCCGGCAGGTGGGGCGCCGCACGAGGATGGCGTGTATCGTACACCTGTTCTACAGTGGGCGTCATGATGCTCCAGGGCTCTCTCCTCGACCAGGTCGACGAGGTCGGCCTCCGGCCGCTCGCCGACGGGCTGCGCCGGACCGTCCTGACCTCCGGCGCGTGGGTCGACGTCCGCCCCGGCTGGGTCACCGGCGCCGACGAGCTCTTCGCGCGCCTCACGCTGGGCGGGTCTGCCGGCGTGGAGTGGCGCGCCGAGCGGCGCACCATGTGGGACCAGGAGGTGGACACGCCTCGGCTGCTCCGCTTCTACCGCGAGCACGAGGTGCTCCCCGACGCCGTGCTCACCCGGGCGCGCGACGAGCTGAGCGCCTACTACGCCCCCGAGCTCGGCGAGCCCTTCCGCACCGCGGGCATGTGCCTCTACCGCGACGGCCGCGACAGCGTGGCGTGGCACGGCGACCGGCACGGCCGCAGCACCACGCAGGACACCATGGTCGCGATCGTCAGCCTGGGCGCGCCGCGGGCGCTGCTGC
This genomic interval carries:
- the recO gene encoding DNA repair protein RecO, whose amino-acid sequence is MPTYREAAVVLRTHKLGEADRIVTLLTRGRGRVRAVAKGVRRTKSKFGARLEPGMVVDVQCYEGRNLDTITQADALATYGEAIARDYPAFTAANVMLETCEQLTDEGQPAPQHFRLLAGGLAALATGEHDPRLVLDSYLVRALAIAGWRASFTDCARCGMTGPHRAFHVPSGGSVCSVCRPPGSSAPAPETLELLRALFDGDWSVADVSQRRHRSEASGLVAAYLQWHLERGVRSLRHVERTP
- a CDS encoding alpha-ketoglutarate-dependent dioxygenase AlkB yields the protein MMLQGSLLDQVDEVGLRPLADGLRRTVLTSGAWVDVRPGWVTGADELFARLTLGGSAGVEWRAERRTMWDQEVDTPRLLRFYREHEVLPDAVLTRARDELSAYYAPELGEPFRTAGMCLYRDGRDSVAWHGDRHGRSTTQDTMVAIVSLGAPRALLLRPRGGGSSIRHVLGHGDLLVMGGSCQRTWDHCVPKTSQPVGPRISVQFRPRGVR